Proteins encoded within one genomic window of Triticum aestivum cultivar Chinese Spring chromosome 2D, IWGSC CS RefSeq v2.1, whole genome shotgun sequence:
- the LOC123053090 gene encoding pentatricopeptide repeat-containing protein At5g50280, chloroplastic, whose amino-acid sequence MAVASHPLLSCSFSVASPNHPILRLLRRPLKSSTSKCFLHSPRRRHQPVARQPDDDEHDGEEDMWSPATSPPRAHLVDTLDDEKGGHGWGPPNGDGAEEGEQLQEYEVGEWDPPASPSRAQAQEQHRQDEEEEEEEEEDGGDCPWLDPSYLRSQEGASTNTTAAMEEILAFARSPVAADGPGLAGFLAGYSRGALGEDECVELMRRMGEERLALGCLHLFRWMRALEERPISLSPQAWLVALVVLGRARMADEILEILGRERGFREAVLYNAAMSGVAYCGRYDDAWKIFESMEKNNVQPDHITSSIMLMVMKRRKASAKDSWESFQRMNRKGVKWSLGVSASLIKIFCDEGLKKEALIFQSEMEKRGILSNTSIYNAIMNVYCKCSQIEEAEGLFAEMKDKGLKPTRVTYNILMDAYSRRLQPEVVESLLLEMHDLGFQPNARSYSCLISAYGRQKKMSEKAEYAFLRMKKGGIKPTSSSYTSLICAYAVSGQHEKAHTAYFDMKREGLKPSLETYTALLDMFRRAGNIEKLMETWKSMTDEKVGCTRVTFHMVLDGLAKHGLYVQARDVICEFGNIGLPPTVMTYNILMNAYAKGGQHYKLPQLLKEMSTLELKPDSVTYSTMIYAYARVRDFSRAFYYHKQMVRNGQLPDAKSYRKLLNTLDVKSARENIKDKSAIAGVVKGKSSLKHRKEKKDEFWKNSKKRSMTQVNGYQRKRFL is encoded by the exons ATGGCTGTGGCATCTCATCCGCTGCTCTCTTGCTCCTTCTCCGTCGCCTCCCCGAACCATCCAATCCTTCGACTCCTTCGCCGCCCTCTGAAATCCTCCACCTCCAAATGCTTCCTCCATTCCCCGCGGCGGCGTCACCAACCAGTCGCCCGCCAGCCAGACGACGACGAGCATGACGGAGAAGAGGATATGTGGAGCCCGGCTACCAGCCCCCCGAGAGCCCACCTCGTCGACACCTTGGATGACGAAAAGGGCGGCCATGGATGGGGTCCACCCAATGGCGACGGCGCAGAGGAGGGAGAGCAGCTCCAAGAATACGAGGTGGGTGAGTGGGATCCACCTGCCAGCCCGTCCCGAGCGCAGGCCCAGGAACAGCATCgacaagatgaggaggaggaagaggaagaagaagaagacggcggGGACTGCCCGTGGCTGGACCCGAGCTACTTGCGAAGTCAAGAAGGGGCAAGCACCAACACCACTGCGGCTATGGAGGAAATTCTCGCCTTTGCGAGGAGTCCAGTGGCGGCGGACGGCCCTGGGCTCGCTGGGTTCTTGGCTGGTTACAGCCGCGGTGCACTCGGCGAGGACGAGTGCGTGGAGTTGATGAGGAGGATGGGTGAGGAGCGCCTGGCGTTGGGGTGCCTCCACTTGTTCCGGTGGATGCGGGCGCTTGAGGAGCGGCCGATTTCGTTGTCGCCGCAGGCATGGTTGGTGGCTCTCGTGGTGCTTGGACGGGCACGGATGGCTGATGAAATCTTGGAGATTCTGGGAAGGGAGAGGGGATTTCGTGAGGCGGTTCTGTACAATGCTGCAATGTCTGGTGTTGCCTACTGTGGAAG ATATGATGATGCCTGGAAAATATTTGAGAGTATGGAGAAGAACAATGTCCAACCTGACCACATAACATCCTCaatcatgttaatggtaatgaagaGGCGCAAAGCATCAGCCAAGGATTCATGGGAGTCCTTCCAACGAATGAACAGAAAAGGTGTCAAGTGGAGCTTGGGTGTCTCTGCTTCTCTAATTAAGATATTTTGTGATGAGGGGCTGAAGAAAGAAGCACTTATCTTCCAATCAGAAATGGAGAAGAGAGGAATTCTGTCAAACACGAGCATTTATAACGCAATAATGAATGTATATTGCAAATGCAGTCAAATTGAAGAAGCTGAGGGCCTCTTTGCTGAGATGAAAGACAAAGGCTTAAAACCAACAAGGGTGACTTATAATATCCTTATGGATGCTTACAGTAGAAGATTGCAGCCAGAAGTTGTTGAATCGTTACTTCTGGAAATGCACGATTTGGGATTTCAGCCAAATGCTAGGTCATACAGCTGCCTCATAAGTGCCTATGGGCGGCAGAAAAAAATGAGCGAAAAGGCTGAATATGCTTTCCTGAGGATGAAGAAAGGTGGCATCAAGCCAACATCTTCTTCGTACACATCACTGATTTGTGCATATGCAGTGAGTGGACAGCATGAAAAAGCCCACACTGCATATTTCGATATGAAAAGAGAAGGGCTTAAACCTTCCTTAGAAACATATACAGCTTTGCTTGACATGTTTAGGAGGGCTGGTAACATAGAGAAGTTAATGGAGACATGGAAATCAATGACCGATGAAAAGGTTGGATGCACTAGAGTCACATTTCACATGGTACTTGATGGTTTGGCGAAACATGGGTTGTATGTTCAGGCAAGAGATGTAATATGTGAGTTTGGAAACATAGGTTTACCTCCTACGGTGATGACCTACAACATATTGATGAATGCTTATGCAAAGGGAGGACAGCATTACAAATTGCCCCAACTCCTGAAAGAGATGTCTACTCTGGAACTAAAACCAGATTCAGTTACATATTCTACAATGATATACGCATATGCTCGCGTCCGCGACTTTTCGAGAGCATTCTATTACCACAAGCAGATGGTTCGAAATGGACAACTGCCTGATGCTAAGTCATACAGAAAGCTGTTGAATACCTTGGATGTGAAATCTGCAAGGGAAAACATAAAGGATAAGAGTGCCATTGCAGGAGTTGTAAAAGGAAAATCTAGCTTAAAACATAGGAAGGAAAAGAAGGATGAATTTTGGAAGAACAGTAAAAAGAGGTCTATGACCCAAGTTAATGGATACCAGAGAAAAAGATTTTTGTGA